A DNA window from Setaria viridis chromosome 2, Setaria_viridis_v4.0, whole genome shotgun sequence contains the following coding sequences:
- the LOC117845978 gene encoding uncharacterized protein encodes MDEKEFRRMLELFPVVRSRDYCAEPGTSSRGTRQQSQVQEATKGNKKDLSGAEDLFMQKLKMAAEKKIGATKAEFFCKAFEEAHEKLVYKELNLDAAKKFLSAYES; translated from the exons ATGGACGAGAAGGAGTTCCGGCGCATGCTCGAGCTCTTCCCCGTCGTCCGGTCCCGGGACTACTGC GCTGAGCCTGGAACATCAAGTAGAGGCACCAGACAGCAATCACAGGTTCAGGAGGCAACAAAGGGCAATAAAAAGGATTTATCTGGAGCAGAAG ATCTGTTTATGCAGAAGTTGAAGATGGCTGCTGAGAAAAAG ATTGGAGCAACGAAGGCAGAGTTCTTCTGTAAGGCATTTGAAGAAGCTCATGAAAAACTT GTTTACAAAGAGCTGAATCTGGATGCTGCTAAGAAGTTTCTGAGTGCGTATGAGAGCTGA
- the LOC117845979 gene encoding 10 kDa chaperonin, mitochondrial yields the protein MAKRLLPSLNRVLVEKLVQPKKTAGGILLPETSKQLNAAKVVAVGPGERDREGKLIPVALKEGDTVLLPEYGGTEVKLAADKEYLLFREPDILGTLVD from the exons ATGGCGAAGAGGCTGCTCCCGTCGCTGAACCGGGTGCTGGTGGAGAAGCTGGTGCAGCCCAAGAAGACAGCcggcggcatcctcctcccggaGACGTCCAAGCAG CTGAACGCTGCCAAAGTGGTGGCTGTTGGCCCTGGCGAGCGTGACAGGGAAGGCAAGCTGATCCCTGTTGCTCTGAAGGAAGGTGACACTGTTCTCCTGCCTGAGTATGGTGGAACTGAAGTCAAGCTTGCTGCTGATAAAGA GTACCTCCTCTTCAGAGAGCCTGACATCTTGGGTACACTTGTGGACTGA